The following proteins are encoded in a genomic region of Rattus rattus isolate New Zealand chromosome 2, Rrattus_CSIRO_v1, whole genome shotgun sequence:
- the Ppp1r3c gene encoding protein phosphatase 1 regulatory subunit 3C, with amino-acid sequence MSCTRMIHVLDPRPLTSSVMPVDMAMRICLAHSPPLKSFLGPYNGLQRRHFVNKPKPLKPCLSVKQEAKSQKEWKSPHSQAKKRVVFADSKGLSLTAIHVFSDLPEEPAWDLQFDLLDLNDISSSLKLHEEKNLVFDFPQPSSDYLSFRDRFQKNFVCLENCSLQDRTVTGTVKVKNMSFEKKVQVRITFDTWKTYTDVDCVYLKNVYGSSDSDTFSFAIDLPRVIPTEEKIEFCISYHANGKVFWDNNEAQNYRIVHVQWKPDGVQTQVTPKDCAFQQVPPKTELEPTVFGSPRLASGLFPEWQSWGRVENLASYR; translated from the exons ATGAGCTGCACCAG GATGATCCACGTGCTGGATCCACGACCTTTGACAAGTTCAGTCATGCCCGTGGACATGGCCATGAGGATTTGCTTGGCACATTCACCACCCCTGAAGAGTTTCCTGGGTCCTTACAATGGTCTTCAGCGAAGACATTTTGTGAATAAACCGAAGCCTTTGAAACCGTGTCTCAGCGTCAAGCAGGAAGCCAAATCACAGAAGGAATGGAAGAGCCCGCACAGCCAAGCCAAGAAGCGGGTCGTGTTTGCCGACTCCAAGGGGCTCTCCCTCACTGCCATCCATGTCTTCTCAGACCTTCCAGAAGAACCCGCGTGGGACCTGCAGTTTGACCTCTTGGACCTTAATGACATCTCCTCCAGCTTAAAACTTCACGAGGAGAAAAATCTGGTTTTCGATTTCCCCCAGCCTTCAAGCGACTACTTAAGCTTCCGGGACCGCTTCCAGAAGAACTTTGTCTGCCTCGAGAACTGCTCTTTGCAAGATCGGACAGTGACCGGGACGGTCAAAGTAAAGAACATGAGCTTCGAGAAGAAGGTTCAGGTCCGAATCACCTTTGACACCTGGAAAACCTACACCGACGTGGACTGTGTATACTTGAAGAACGTTTACGGCAGCTCAGACAGTGACACCTTCTCCTTTGCCATCGACTTGCCCCGCGTCATTCCAACTGAGGAGAAAATCGAGTTCTGCATTTCCTACCATGCTAACGGGAAGGTCTTCTGGGACAACAACGAGGCTCAGAACTATAGAATTGTCCATGTACAGTGGAAACCCGACGGAGTGCAGACTCAGGTGACGCCCAAAGACTGTGCATTCCAACAGGTGCCCCCTAAGACTGAGTTAGAACCCACGGTCTTTGGCAGTCCGAGGCTTGCTAGCGGCCTCTTCccagagtggcagagctgggggAGAGTGGAGAACTTGGCCTCCTATCGATGA